The nucleotide sequence GAAGAAATGGCTGCTGGCAAGCCCCTGAAGGTCGCCATCAGTGCCTCCTACGACAAGGCCTTCTCCGCCATCTTCGACTCCAACCTCACCTCGCTGATCACGGCCGGTGTGCTCTTCTGGATCGGCAGCGGCACCATCAAGGGCTTCGCGGTCACCGTGGTCATCGGTCTTCTCGCCTCGATGTTCTCGGCCATTCTCGTGACCCGCGTGCTTTTCCGCTGGGTCAACGACCTGAACATCCTCAAGAAGCTCAACTTCCTGAACCTCATCAAGCCGACCAAGATCGACTTCATGAAGATGGCGAAGCCCGCCTACATCGCCACTGTCGTGCTTCTCCTGACCTGCATCGGTGCCTCCGTTTTCCGGGGTGAAAAGGCTCTCGGCATCGACTTCACCGGTGGAACGGTGCTGATGTACCAGCTTCCAGCCGACAAGGAAGTTGCACAAACAGAGGTCGAGAATGCGCTCGGGTCCCTTCAGACATCGAAGCTTCCGGTGACCCAGGTGGAGCGATCCGTCGCGGGTGAACTGCTGACGATCCGCTGTGCCACCGAGGATTCGACCAAGATCATCGATCACCTTCGGGAATCCCTGCCTGCAACCCTCGGCAGCAAGACCGAGGAAGGCACTTTCGCCATCCAGCCCGGCGTCGATACAATCGAGCCAAGCCTCGGGATGGACTTCCTGAAGAACGCCGGCCTCGCACTCGCGGCAGGCATGCTCGGCATCCTCATTTACATGACGGTGCGCTTCGAGTTCTCCTTCGCGCTCGGTGGCTTCGTCGCACTGTTGCACGACGTGCTCCTCACGGCGGGTGTGGTGATTCTCTTCGGCGGTGAGCTCTCGCTCATCCACGTGGGCGCGCTGCTGACCATCGCCGGTTACTCGGTGAACGACACCATCGTTATCTTCGACCGTATCCGCGAGTCCCTGCGTGACGGTGATGGAGACACGAGGGAGCTGATGAACGAGGCCATCAATGCCACCCTCTCCCGGACGGTGCTGACCTCGATCTCGACCATCGTCACGGTGGCCATCCTCACCTTCTTCGGCGGATCCGCTCTCAAGGACTTCTCTGCGATGATCCTGGTGGGCCTCGTGATCGCCACCTTCTCCTCCGTCTTCATCGCCTCGCCGGTGGTGCTCTGGTGGAGCAATCGCAAGGGCGGCAGCCTGCGGAAGGAGATCCTTCAGACCACGCTGGCCGAGTCGGACATCCAAGCCACTCCGTAAGCGCCCTCCCCTGTCTGGCATGAAACGCCTCGTCCTCGGTCTCGCGCTGCTCCTTCCCGTTCAGGCCGAGGCCGGGACTGCCGGGGACGACGATAGGCTCCCGCTCGGGATCGAGGTCGTCACAGGCTTCCGCACGGACTACGTCCACCGCGGCTTCCAACTCGCCGGCAGCCTGATCGACGTGCAGGCGGAAGCCGAGGTCGCGCTGAGCGACAAGTGGCTGCTCAATGTGGGCGGTTACTACGGCACGGCAACCGGCGACGGTGATTTCTCGGAAGCCGCCGCTTTCTTCGACTTCCGCTACGAGACGGAGAAGTGGACCGCCGCCTTTGG is from Luteolibacter flavescens and encodes:
- the secD gene encoding protein translocase subunit SecD; translation: MALFLSGLVLLIVFFWYFATDHERRKRNIGTFLLAGVCALSLLAIFSPGAIKGGIDLVGGTSFTLQVQPKTDELTGQPISLTTDDVNQAKNVIAQRINALGTNDAIPTVQGTDRIVLQLPGMKEDEAKDVRTQIEKVARLEVRRVNSEGFTPGPNGKTLAERIKDNEEARIPGYKVYQYDREREGVKTTQYLLLSNRIAWTGKDVQQAYPETKGTDHIIGIQLTGAGGDKMFNLTKDMVPGQDFLAVVLDGKVILSSSLREKGGLGKNFQIDGQESFDEARNLANALKNPLENPLKIIEERTVTPTLGAAVVKQGVWAGIVGLSCTALFVLIYYRTAGLIALFGLIVNTLMIFGGMAVFGFTFTLPGIAGMILSVGMAVDANVLIYERLREEMAAGKPLKVAISASYDKAFSAIFDSNLTSLITAGVLFWIGSGTIKGFAVTVVIGLLASMFSAILVTRVLFRWVNDLNILKKLNFLNLIKPTKIDFMKMAKPAYIATVVLLLTCIGASVFRGEKALGIDFTGGTVLMYQLPADKEVAQTEVENALGSLQTSKLPVTQVERSVAGELLTIRCATEDSTKIIDHLRESLPATLGSKTEEGTFAIQPGVDTIEPSLGMDFLKNAGLALAAGMLGILIYMTVRFEFSFALGGFVALLHDVLLTAGVVILFGGELSLIHVGALLTIAGYSVNDTIVIFDRIRESLRDGDGDTRELMNEAINATLSRTVLTSISTIVTVAILTFFGGSALKDFSAMILVGLVIATFSSVFIASPVVLWWSNRKGGSLRKEILQTTLAESDIQATP